The following is a genomic window from Desulfomonilia bacterium.
AAAATATCTAAGCATTTATGCCTTTTCATCCGAGAACTGGCAACGACCTATTGAAGAGGTTGAGGGATTATGGCAGCTGCTTGACCGTTTTATTGACGAGGAAGTTGGAAGGCTCAGGGAAACAGGGGTCAATTTCAATGTTATCGGTGATGTATCAAGACTTTCCGGCAGGCTCCAGACAAAAATAAGAAATACAATTGATCTTACAAAAGAAAACTCTGATGTCTTTCTCACAATCGCGCTAAGCTACGGCGGCAGGGATGAGATTTTAAGGGCGGTCAGGGCAATTGTTAAAGACGGTGTCGCACCCGAAGATGAAGAGGCCTTTAAAAGATATCTTGATACAAGTGAAATCCCTGACCCGGATTTATTGATAAGAACAGGTGGAGAATGGCGCATAAGCAATTTCATGCTCTGGCAGATCGCCTATACCGAAATATACTTCACGGATATTCTATGGCCTGATTTTGACGGTGCTGCGCTCGATAATGCAATTGCATGGTTTACTTCAAGGCAGCGCCGCTATGGAATGACAAGCGAACAGATCGAGGAAAAATAATGATCACAAGACTCTTAAGCGCCCTGGTTCTGATTATTGTTCTGGCCTTGCCGGTTGCATTCGGCCCCGCATGGGTGGTGCTTGTGTTTGCGATGATCGTCGTACCCTGGTGCGCATTCGAACTCATGAAGGCGACATTGTCTAAAACCGCACACGTCCTGGGCTACATCCTGATGGTGGGAACCGAGGGATTACTTTGGTATGCACATAAGGGAGACTTCATGCTGCTCTTCATGGTCAGCACATGCACTGCTCTATCGATAATTATTGCAGGACTCTACCTTTACGAAAAAGGATGGGCGACAGGCAGGGATGTTGCCATAGCCCTTTCAGGGCTTGTATATCCGTCAGGGCTTTGCTGCTTCGTTGTGATGCTCAGGTACGCGCCTGACGGCAGGTTCTGGATGATATTCGCCATTGTATGCACATTTATTGCCGACGGCGGTGCATATTTCGCCGGGAGGTCTCTTGGCAGGCACAAGCTCAGCCCGAACCTGAGCCCAGAGAAGACGATCGAAGGCCTTGCAGGAGGCATAGCGGCAAGCATGGTGTTCGGCTTAATTTTTGCCCTATGCTATACAAAAATCTCAGAACTGACGACGGTGTGGGAGCCCTTGATAAGGACGTATCCCGTATGGCTTTACATAGTGCTGGGGTTAGCGGCAGCGCTTCTAGGCCTTGCCGGAGACCTGAACGCATCAATGTACAAAAGGGAATTCGCGATCAAGAACTTCGGCAACGTCATCCCCGGGCACGGTGGCATGCTCGACAGAATGGACAGCGGTATAACGGTGGGCGCCGCTCTCTACATAATTCTGAGCTTCATAATCTGAGATGGAAATGATCGTACAGATTGCATATGCCGAAATATACTTCACGAATATTCTGCGGCCTGATTTTGACGGTGCAGCACTCGATAATGAAATTGCATGGTTTACATCTCGGCGGCGCCGTAACTGAATGACATGCAAACAGGTTGAGGGTAAATAATGATCAAAAGACTTTTAAGCGCCCTGGTTCTTGTTATTGTTCTGGCCCTGCCAGTGGTATTCGGCCCGGCATGGGTTCTCCTTCTCTTTGCCATGATTGTAATACCATGGTGCGTATATGAACTTATGCATGCAACTCTTTCAAAAAGCGCTTCCGTCCTCGGTTATATCCTGATGGCGGGTACCGTTGGCTGTTTATGGTATTCGTATCAGGCTGATTTCTTCCTGCTGTATGTTATCATGGCAGGGATTACTCTGAGCATTATTATTGCTGGACTTTACCTTTTCGAGAAAAAGATGGCGACAGGCAGGGATGTCGCGTTGGCTCTCTCGGGAATTATCTATCCCATCGGGCTTTTTACTTTCTGGGT
Proteins encoded in this region:
- the uppS gene encoding polyprenyl diphosphate synthase, whose amino-acid sequence is MQNSLKHVAIIMDGNGRWAQKRGLPRLSGHEAGARATRKIVELAKERGIKYLSIYAFSSENWQRPIEEVEGLWQLLDRFIDEEVGRLRETGVNFNVIGDVSRLSGRLQTKIRNTIDLTKENSDVFLTIALSYGGRDEILRAVRAIVKDGVAPEDEEAFKRYLDTSEIPDPDLLIRTGGEWRISNFMLWQIAYTEIYFTDILWPDFDGAALDNAIAWFTSRQRRYGMTSEQIEEK
- a CDS encoding phosphatidate cytidylyltransferase, producing MITRLLSALVLIIVLALPVAFGPAWVVLVFAMIVVPWCAFELMKATLSKTAHVLGYILMVGTEGLLWYAHKGDFMLLFMVSTCTALSIIIAGLYLYEKGWATGRDVAIALSGLVYPSGLCCFVVMLRYAPDGRFWMIFAIVCTFIADGGAYFAGRSLGRHKLSPNLSPEKTIEGLAGGIAASMVFGLIFALCYTKISELTTVWEPLIRTYPVWLYIVLGLAAALLGLAGDLNASMYKREFAIKNFGNVIPGHGGMLDRMDSGITVGAALYIILSFII